The Armatimonadota bacterium genome includes a window with the following:
- the nagA gene encoding N-acetylglucosamine-6-phosphate deacetylase, whose translation MILSVGRVVTGDQDLQPGYVEIRGDRIDDVRPGVPPSSDWEFPNGILVPGFIDLQVNGAAGVDLLDCSEDDVERLSVYLASTGTTGFLATFVSCAPDRARRAVGILRWAHAAGAELLGMHFEGPALNAVRRGAHEARWLRTPDDPEVRALYAQASPDLRLVTLAPELPGADELIVQLTQEHVVVSAGHSDATYEQAAHAFGKGVRMVTHLFNAMRTFHHRDPGLVAAALDDPSCVCGLIADGVHVHPAVARCAYRLLGADRIALVTDAVAAAGMPPGEYTLAGAPIFVAADGQPRLPDGTLAGSTLRMDTAVANAVRWGIPMRDAVRMAAATPARLLGLSDRGRIEAGMRADLCVLGPDGRAALTLVAGRIVGRGGVALPGP comes from the coding sequence ATGATCCTCTCCGTGGGTCGTGTGGTCACAGGGGATCAGGATCTGCAACCCGGCTACGTCGAGATCCGCGGCGATAGGATCGACGACGTTCGTCCGGGCGTGCCCCCCTCCTCGGACTGGGAGTTTCCGAACGGGATTCTGGTGCCTGGGTTCATCGATCTCCAGGTCAACGGCGCGGCTGGCGTGGACCTGCTGGACTGCTCCGAGGACGACGTCGAGAGGTTGTCCGTCTACTTGGCATCTACTGGGACAACGGGGTTCCTGGCGACTTTCGTGTCGTGTGCACCCGACCGTGCTCGCCGGGCTGTGGGCATCCTCCGCTGGGCGCATGCGGCCGGAGCCGAGCTGCTGGGGATGCACTTCGAGGGACCGGCGTTGAACGCCGTCCGGCGCGGTGCACACGAGGCTCGGTGGCTGCGCACTCCCGACGACCCTGAGGTACGCGCGCTGTACGCGCAAGCGTCGCCCGATCTGAGGCTCGTCACGCTGGCGCCGGAGCTGCCAGGAGCCGATGAGTTGATCGTACAGCTCACGCAAGAACACGTCGTCGTGTCCGCCGGCCACAGCGACGCGACGTACGAACAGGCGGCGCATGCATTCGGGAAAGGCGTTCGTATGGTGACGCACCTGTTCAATGCGATGCGCACCTTCCACCACAGGGATCCCGGCCTGGTAGCAGCCGCCTTGGACGATCCGTCCTGCGTGTGCGGGCTGATCGCCGACGGCGTGCACGTGCATCCGGCGGTCGCGCGGTGCGCCTACCGGCTGCTCGGCGCCGATCGGATCGCGCTGGTCACGGATGCCGTCGCCGCCGCGGGGATGCCTCCTGGTGAGTACACCCTGGCCGGCGCACCCATTTTTGTAGCCGCCGACGGCCAGCCGAGACTCCCGGACGGGACGCTGGCCGGAAGCACCCTCCGCATGGACACGGCGGTCGCCAACGCAGTGCGGTGGGGAATTCCGATGCGGGACGCGGTGCGTATGGCAGCCGCCACACCCGCGCGGCTGCTCGGGCTGTCAGACCGAGGCAGGATCGAGGCCGGGATGCGGGCCGATCTGTGCGTGCTCGGGCCAGATGGCAGGGCTGCTTTGACCCTCGTCGCCGGGAGGATCGTGGGCAGAGGGGGTGTCGCTTTGCCAGGGCCGTAG
- the modB gene encoding molybdate ABC transporter permease subunit produces MDPAPLWISLKVASLATLIASATGVGLAWLLATSRFRGRGIVEALTSLPLTLPPTVLGYYLLVLLGRGSRFGMWVEATFGVSLVFTWQGAVVAAAVPSLPLVVRTVRAAFADVPTEILEAARMDGAGRIQQFVHVLVPLAQRGIVAGVSLGFARALGDFGTTLMVAGNIPGRTQTMPIALYDAVQAGRWEMAATLAVLLAVVAVGVLIAVGRLGERVI; encoded by the coding sequence CTGGATCCGGCGCCGCTGTGGATTTCCCTCAAGGTGGCTTCCCTCGCCACGCTCATCGCCTCGGCGACGGGGGTGGGGTTGGCTTGGTTGCTGGCCACGTCCAGGTTTCGGGGTCGGGGTATCGTGGAGGCGTTGACGTCGCTACCGCTGACCCTGCCCCCCACCGTGCTCGGGTACTACCTCCTGGTGCTGCTGGGTCGCGGCAGCCGGTTCGGGATGTGGGTGGAGGCGACGTTTGGCGTGTCGCTGGTGTTTACCTGGCAGGGGGCTGTGGTGGCTGCGGCGGTGCCGTCGCTACCTCTGGTGGTGCGGACCGTGCGCGCGGCCTTCGCGGACGTCCCCACCGAGATCCTGGAGGCGGCCAGGATGGACGGCGCGGGCCGGATCCAGCAGTTCGTGCACGTCCTCGTCCCACTGGCCCAAAGGGGAATCGTGGCCGGCGTGTCCTTGGGCTTCGCCCGCGCGCTGGGTGACTTCGGCACGACGTTGATGGTCGCCGGCAATATCCCGGGACGCACTCAGACCATGCCCATCGCGCTGTACGATGCGGTCCAGGCCGGCCGATGGGAGATGGCGGCAACGCTCGCCGTGCTTCTGGCCGTGGTAGCCGTCGGAGTGCTGATCGCGGTGGGCCGGCTCGGCGAGCGCGTCATCTAG
- the modA gene encoding molybdate ABC transporter substrate-binding protein: MVSRAITTLLAALVVYQSAAAAPPPAGLLIAAAADLRYAFEELGTSFRARAGVPVTFSFGSSGQLAHQVEHGAPFDVFFSANEAFVQHLAEHGHILRDTVQLYAVGRVVVWVRRSSELAVERGMDVLLDPRVRYVAIANPQHAPYGEAARQALVRAGVYARVRPKLVYGDNISATLQLVQSGNADVGVVALSLAIAPAVSRQGRYWLVPASLHDPIRQAAGVVTRSRRQVQARAFLSFVNGPQGRPVMRRYGFVLPGEGP, encoded by the coding sequence GTGGTAAGCAGAGCCATCACCACCCTACTCGCAGCGCTGGTGGTCTACCAGTCGGCCGCCGCAGCACCGCCTCCAGCCGGGTTGCTGATCGCCGCCGCGGCGGACCTCCGGTACGCTTTCGAGGAGCTGGGAACTTCCTTCCGCGCCCGCGCTGGGGTGCCCGTGACGTTCTCCTTCGGATCGTCGGGCCAGCTCGCACACCAAGTGGAGCACGGGGCACCGTTCGACGTGTTCTTCTCCGCCAACGAGGCGTTTGTACAACATCTGGCCGAGCACGGGCACATTTTGCGGGATACAGTGCAGCTGTATGCGGTGGGGCGCGTCGTTGTGTGGGTGCGCCGTTCCAGCGAGCTGGCGGTGGAGCGAGGGATGGACGTCTTGTTGGACCCTCGGGTCCGGTACGTAGCGATCGCCAATCCCCAGCATGCACCGTACGGGGAGGCCGCGCGTCAGGCGCTGGTGCGTGCCGGGGTATACGCGCGCGTGCGACCGAAACTCGTCTACGGGGACAACATCAGTGCCACCTTGCAGCTCGTGCAGTCCGGAAACGCCGACGTCGGAGTGGTGGCGTTGTCGCTGGCGATTGCACCCGCGGTGTCTCGGCAGGGCCGCTACTGGCTGGTGCCGGCGTCGCTGCATGACCCCATCCGCCAAGCCGCGGGTGTGGTGACTCGCTCCCGGCGCCAGGTCCAGGCACGTGCGTTCCTGTCCTTCGTGAACGGGCCTCAGGGGCGACCGGTCATGCGGCGGTACGGGTTCGTGCTGCCGGGGGAGGGGCCGTAG
- a CDS encoding substrate-binding domain-containing protein, with protein sequence MPAELQNRVRAVRESRGLSQVELARLAGLSRQALSAIESGRYLPNTAVALRLAGAMGCAVEELFATPAPSTVKVRLAEDAPAHRVRLGRVRSQLVAWPLWGSSAPVPSDGAVAGRAGRLATVDLFSGSAVAEQTVFLGGCDPALRIAAALAESSGSVRAHWIPANSVRALGALRDGLVHVAGTHLHPPGDPEGVQTIRRTLGRKPAVVVSVSRWVEGVMLRPGIRIRGPEDLLQRGVRVVNRDPGSGSRLVLDQWLGGAGVPAESLDGYRRELSSHLAVAEAITGGLADAGPGVLPVALLYGLEFLPLAEQRYDLVIPQDLTDTAPVRILMDVFTGRRFREELKAIGGYDPAPAGVVRGLAT encoded by the coding sequence GTGCCGGCGGAGCTGCAGAACCGCGTGCGGGCGGTGCGGGAGTCCCGCGGGCTGTCCCAGGTGGAGCTGGCACGCCTAGCCGGTCTGTCCCGTCAGGCCCTATCTGCGATCGAGTCCGGACGCTACCTCCCCAACACCGCGGTGGCGCTGCGTCTCGCCGGCGCCATGGGTTGTGCCGTGGAGGAGCTGTTCGCCACCCCGGCTCCCTCCACGGTGAAGGTGCGACTGGCCGAAGACGCGCCGGCGCACCGGGTCCGACTGGGGCGGGTCAGGTCCCAGCTGGTCGCGTGGCCGTTGTGGGGTTCATCGGCCCCCGTGCCCTCGGACGGTGCGGTGGCGGGCCGTGCGGGCCGCCTGGCGACGGTGGATCTGTTTTCCGGTTCGGCGGTCGCAGAACAGACCGTCTTCCTGGGCGGATGCGATCCGGCCCTACGGATCGCGGCGGCGCTTGCGGAGTCCTCGGGAAGCGTGCGCGCCCACTGGATCCCGGCAAACAGCGTTCGGGCGCTGGGGGCTCTGCGGGACGGGCTCGTGCACGTGGCGGGAACCCACCTGCATCCACCGGGGGATCCGGAAGGTGTGCAGACGATCCGCCGCACCCTGGGCCGCAAGCCGGCGGTGGTGGTGTCCGTGTCACGGTGGGTGGAGGGGGTGATGTTGAGGCCCGGCATACGGATTCGCGGGCCTGAGGACCTGTTGCAGCGGGGTGTGCGAGTCGTGAACCGTGATCCGGGTTCGGGCAGCCGTTTGGTCTTGGATCAGTGGTTGGGCGGCGCCGGCGTGCCAGCAGAAAGCCTGGACGGGTACCGCCGCGAGCTGTCCAGCCACCTCGCGGTGGCCGAAGCGATCACAGGTGGGCTGGCCGACGCCGGACCGGGGGTGTTGCCGGTGGCACTGTTGTACGGGTTGGAGTTCCTGCCACTGGCCGAGCAGCGCTACGATCTAGTGATCCCGCAAGACCTGACAGACACCGCACCCGTGAGAATCCTCATGGACGTGTTCACCGGCCGGCGCTTCCGGGAGGAGCTGAAGGCGATCGGGGGCTACGATCCGGCACCGGCCGGCGTAGTGCGCGGGCTGGCCACTTAG
- a CDS encoding glycoside hydrolase family 3 N-terminal domain-containing protein: protein MAAKFCDMEDIRDLVGQRFVVDFPGTEITPGLRRLIRKGRVGGVILFSGNIASVAQVQALTRDLQALASEAGLPSLWISVDQEGGIVNRFGRDFPVFPSAMAIGAEGDEEAASIAGSVTGRALRALGINVNHAPVLDVNVNPDNPIVGIRAFGDDPEVVGRLGSAYVRALQAWGVLCTVKHFPGHGDVAVDSHLELPVVDKPLEVLEREELAPFRAAFTAGARGLMAAHVLYPALDAGLPATLSARVLTGLLRGRMGFDGRPRQAGPDRPRHTGLLRGRMGFDGVVFTDAMGMKAVADRWTRGEAAVAALRAGADVVMACGTEAEQWASIRSALSAAAAGVLDAGQIAASTRRILRAKEACAGPPGRWDIRAEDFAAAQSVADRAVTLLRDRVGRVPLRPGRTAVMHLGGELWDRSPTALGHELLQVRPNVEVVTDPHHLASDVWTNVVVASLSWRSVSNAEVVRDLWARVGERLVVVGVGNPYELAGFPEVGTYLATYGPDAPSLRAAARVLTGELLPRGRLPVAIPGLYPRGHRGATDP, encoded by the coding sequence ATGGCGGCCAAGTTCTGCGACATGGAAGACATCCGCGACCTGGTGGGCCAACGGTTTGTCGTGGACTTCCCAGGGACGGAGATCACCCCGGGACTGCGGCGCCTCATCCGTAAAGGGCGCGTGGGCGGCGTGATCCTGTTCTCCGGCAACATCGCCTCCGTTGCACAGGTCCAGGCTCTGACGCGCGATCTGCAGGCGCTCGCCTCCGAAGCCGGGCTGCCCTCGCTGTGGATCTCGGTGGATCAGGAAGGGGGTATCGTCAACCGCTTCGGGCGCGACTTCCCGGTCTTCCCGAGTGCGATGGCCATCGGCGCCGAGGGTGACGAGGAGGCGGCGTCCATTGCGGGGAGCGTGACGGGTCGCGCGTTGCGTGCGCTGGGGATCAACGTGAACCATGCGCCCGTCCTCGACGTCAACGTCAATCCCGACAACCCGATCGTGGGGATCCGGGCGTTCGGAGACGACCCGGAGGTCGTGGGGCGCCTGGGAAGCGCCTACGTGCGCGCACTGCAGGCATGGGGCGTGCTGTGCACCGTCAAGCACTTTCCGGGTCACGGCGACGTCGCGGTCGATTCGCATCTGGAACTGCCCGTCGTCGACAAGCCGCTGGAGGTGCTGGAACGGGAGGAACTGGCCCCCTTCCGGGCGGCCTTCACAGCCGGAGCCCGAGGCCTGATGGCGGCGCATGTCCTGTACCCGGCCCTCGATGCGGGCCTCCCGGCGACGCTGTCCGCGCGCGTGCTCACGGGCCTGCTGCGCGGACGGATGGGCTTTGACGGTCGGCCCAGACAGGCCGGCCCAGACAGGCCCAGACACACGGGCCTGCTGCGCGGACGGATGGGCTTTGACGGAGTCGTCTTCACCGATGCGATGGGCATGAAGGCGGTCGCCGACCGGTGGACGCGTGGGGAGGCCGCGGTCGCGGCCCTGCGGGCGGGCGCCGACGTCGTGATGGCGTGCGGGACGGAAGCCGAGCAGTGGGCTTCGATCCGCTCCGCCCTGTCGGCTGCGGCCGCGGGTGTCCTCGACGCCGGACAGATCGCCGCCAGCACCCGGCGGATCCTGCGGGCCAAGGAAGCCTGCGCCGGCCCGCCAGGCAGGTGGGACATCCGCGCGGAGGACTTCGCGGCCGCGCAATCCGTGGCGGATCGTGCGGTGACGCTGCTCCGGGACCGGGTGGGGCGAGTGCCGCTGCGTCCCGGGCGTACGGCGGTCATGCACCTGGGAGGCGAGCTGTGGGATCGCTCACCCACGGCTCTGGGACATGAGTTGCTCCAGGTGCGGCCGAACGTCGAAGTGGTGACCGATCCGCACCACCTGGCCTCGGACGTGTGGACGAACGTGGTGGTGGCCAGCCTTTCGTGGCGGTCGGTCTCCAATGCCGAAGTCGTGCGGGATCTGTGGGCGCGGGTCGGAGAGCGCCTGGTCGTCGTGGGTGTCGGCAACCCGTACGAACTGGCTGGCTTCCCCGAAGTCGGCACATACCTGGCCACGTACGGGCCGGATGCCCCCAGCCTGCGCGCCGCCGCCCGTGTCCTGACCGGAGAACTCCTCCCCCGTGGCCGCCTCCCAGTCGCGATCCCCGGTCTGTACCCGCGCGGCCATCGCGGGGCCACCGACCCCTGA
- a CDS encoding gamma-glutamyl-gamma-aminobutyrate hydrolase family protein (Members of this family of hydrolases with an active site Cys residue belong to MEROPS family C26.), translating into MRRVTIGVTWCGDEGRQVYYERAVATAGGSIRRITVADAVRAGEVLCGLQGLLLTGGPDVDPAHYGQMRLEPPALHVPVTVDPARDALELPLVRMALERDLPVLGICRGVQVLNVAAGGDLVQDVKLLGLERSAHDQARRSPPLVPHAPGHWARISPGTRLAAIVGAGRVGVNTFHHQAVGRPAPGLVVAASASDGVVEAIESAVHRFVLGVQWHPERMAEREVCQQAIFEALVLAAGQT; encoded by the coding sequence ATGAGGCGGGTGACAATTGGCGTGACCTGGTGCGGCGACGAAGGGAGACAGGTGTACTACGAGCGCGCGGTCGCAACCGCCGGAGGGTCCATTCGTCGCATCACGGTCGCCGATGCGGTGCGGGCGGGGGAGGTGCTGTGCGGACTCCAGGGTCTGCTGCTGACCGGCGGGCCGGACGTCGACCCCGCTCACTACGGCCAGATGCGCCTGGAACCCCCTGCGCTGCACGTTCCCGTGACGGTCGACCCGGCTCGGGACGCCCTGGAGCTGCCGCTCGTCCGGATGGCGCTCGAGCGCGACCTGCCGGTGCTCGGGATCTGCCGCGGCGTCCAGGTCCTCAACGTGGCGGCGGGTGGAGATCTGGTCCAGGACGTGAAGTTGCTCGGCCTCGAGCGCAGCGCGCACGACCAGGCCCGCCGCTCGCCGCCGCTCGTGCCGCACGCGCCCGGCCACTGGGCGCGCATCAGCCCCGGTACGCGGCTCGCAGCGATCGTCGGTGCAGGCCGCGTGGGCGTCAACACGTTCCATCACCAGGCCGTCGGGCGCCCGGCCCCCGGACTCGTCGTGGCGGCGTCCGCCTCCGACGGCGTGGTCGAGGCGATCGAGTCAGCGGTCCACAGGTTCGTGCTGGGCGTCCAGTGGCACCCCGAGCGGATGGCGGAACGCGAGGTCTGTCAGCAGGCGATCTTCGAGGCCCTCGTGCTGGCCGCCGGGCAGACGTAG
- a CDS encoding D-cysteine desulfhydrase family protein, which translates to MLIGDLPRVRLAYLPTPLEEAPRLSEYLGGPRILIKRDDLTGLALGGNKARKLEFLMADAHRRGCDVVVTVGAVQSNHARMTAAAARRLGMTAVLVLGGPQPPAYEGNVLLDNLFGAELRFVDAEEDYVMDGVLEDTAREYQRRGHRPYVIPRGGSNALGAAAYLAAFGEFAAQCNQMGVRPAAVVHTSSSGGTQSGLLTGALLARAGVRVIGVSAGPPREVCTHRIRGIVAEMSERLGLDFRLHEDDVVVHDEFVGPGYAIPTPECIAAIRLVARTEGVLLDPVYTGKGMAGLMAMIRQGRFARDDAVVFWHTGGQPGLFAFRAALEERFGA; encoded by the coding sequence ATGCTGATCGGAGACCTGCCGCGTGTCCGCCTGGCCTACCTGCCCACCCCGCTGGAGGAAGCGCCCCGACTGTCGGAGTACCTGGGCGGCCCTCGGATCCTCATCAAGCGCGACGATCTCACTGGGCTGGCGCTAGGCGGGAACAAGGCGCGCAAGCTTGAGTTCCTCATGGCCGATGCGCACCGACGCGGCTGCGACGTCGTGGTCACCGTCGGGGCGGTGCAATCCAATCACGCCCGTATGACCGCCGCCGCGGCGCGACGTCTGGGCATGACGGCGGTCCTGGTCCTGGGCGGCCCGCAGCCCCCGGCCTACGAGGGCAACGTGCTCCTGGACAACCTCTTCGGTGCCGAGTTGCGGTTCGTGGACGCCGAGGAGGACTACGTGATGGACGGCGTGCTGGAGGACACCGCCCGCGAGTACCAACGCCGCGGACACCGGCCGTACGTGATCCCCCGCGGCGGATCGAACGCGCTGGGTGCCGCGGCCTACCTGGCGGCGTTCGGCGAGTTCGCCGCGCAGTGCAACCAGATGGGGGTTCGTCCCGCCGCGGTCGTGCACACGTCCTCGTCCGGTGGGACGCAGTCCGGCCTGCTGACCGGAGCGCTGTTGGCACGCGCTGGCGTGCGGGTGATCGGCGTCAGCGCCGGCCCTCCTCGCGAGGTCTGCACCCACCGGATTCGCGGCATCGTCGCGGAGATGTCGGAGCGGCTGGGGCTGGACTTCCGGCTCCACGAAGACGATGTGGTGGTGCACGACGAGTTCGTCGGGCCTGGGTATGCGATCCCCACCCCCGAGTGCATCGCGGCCATCCGCCTCGTTGCGCGTACGGAGGGCGTGCTCTTGGATCCCGTGTACACCGGCAAGGGCATGGCGGGCCTGATGGCCATGATCCGACAAGGACGGTTCGCCCGCGACGACGCCGTCGTCTTCTGGCACACCGGCGGTCAGCCCGGGCTGTTCGCGTTCCGCGCTGCGCTGGAGGAGCGTTTCGGGGCATGA
- the pxpB gene encoding 5-oxoprolinase subunit PxpB: MHILPFGESAVLVRLETVIDPAVHRRILALDAAVRRMGPGIETVPAYASLLVLFDRASTSLPSIARALSAVDPDTAEFPEGRSHEVPVAYGGGFGPDLADVARWAGISEGEVVRLHAGVDYRVYMLGFAPGFPYMGIVPDRIAAPRLSRPRLRVAAGGVGVAGKQTGIYPASTPGGWRILGRTPEVLFDPGRQPAALFDVGDTVRFVPIPHGVWREPEPVRCPEARGDRRALVVLRSGLHTTVQDGGRPGLRRYGVPTSGAIDRESLGRANAAVGNPLDAAALECTWPAPILEAIEATTIAVAGGDFAAEVDGKPIEPARALDLRPGQVLRFVAPRRGMWVYVAVQGGIDVPPVLGSRSTLVRAALGGVSGRTLRTGDILCVQAGPPGPASADVEQTHDAPIRILPGPHPDAFALDALDRFVRGRYAVSAHSDRSGYRLEGPAVEHTGPSEILSEAMVVGAVQVPPDGQPIVLMPDGPTTGGYPVLAVVAERDLGRLAQRRPGERVEFVLG, encoded by the coding sequence ATGCACATCCTGCCCTTCGGGGAGTCGGCCGTGCTGGTGCGGCTGGAGACCGTAATCGATCCGGCGGTGCACCGTCGCATCCTCGCCTTGGACGCGGCGGTGCGGCGGATGGGACCGGGTATCGAAACCGTCCCCGCCTACGCCTCCCTCCTGGTCTTGTTCGATCGCGCGAGCACCTCATTGCCATCCATCGCCCGGGCTCTGTCAGCGGTGGATCCCGACACCGCCGAGTTCCCGGAGGGGCGTTCGCACGAAGTGCCCGTCGCCTACGGTGGCGGGTTCGGGCCCGATCTGGCGGACGTCGCCCGGTGGGCCGGGATCTCGGAGGGTGAGGTCGTGCGGCTGCACGCCGGCGTGGACTATCGCGTCTACATGCTGGGGTTCGCGCCGGGCTTCCCGTACATGGGCATCGTGCCCGATCGGATCGCCGCGCCGCGCCTGTCCCGACCGCGGCTGCGGGTTGCGGCCGGCGGGGTGGGGGTCGCCGGCAAGCAGACCGGCATCTACCCGGCGTCGACCCCCGGGGGTTGGCGGATCCTGGGCCGGACGCCGGAGGTGCTGTTCGACCCCGGACGCCAGCCTGCTGCGCTGTTCGACGTGGGGGATACGGTCCGGTTCGTCCCGATCCCCCACGGCGTGTGGCGCGAGCCGGAACCCGTCCGGTGTCCCGAAGCCCGAGGGGACAGGCGGGCGCTGGTCGTCCTGCGCAGTGGCTTGCACACCACGGTGCAGGACGGCGGACGTCCGGGACTCCGCCGCTACGGCGTTCCGACGTCGGGTGCCATCGACCGCGAGTCTCTCGGACGGGCGAACGCCGCCGTGGGGAACCCACTCGACGCAGCGGCCTTGGAGTGCACGTGGCCGGCCCCGATTCTCGAAGCGATTGAGGCCACGACGATCGCGGTGGCCGGCGGGGACTTCGCCGCGGAGGTGGACGGAAAGCCGATCGAGCCAGCACGGGCACTGGACCTGCGGCCCGGGCAGGTGCTGCGCTTTGTGGCACCGCGGAGGGGAATGTGGGTGTACGTCGCCGTACAGGGCGGCATTGACGTGCCGCCGGTGCTGGGCAGCCGCAGCACGCTCGTGCGAGCCGCCTTGGGTGGCGTGTCGGGCAGGACGCTGCGGACGGGCGACATCCTGTGCGTCCAGGCAGGCCCGCCGGGGCCCGCGTCCGCCGATGTGGAACAGACCCACGACGCGCCCATTCGGATCCTCCCCGGGCCGCACCCCGACGCGTTCGCCCTGGATGCCCTGGACAGGTTCGTCCGCGGCCGCTATGCGGTCAGCGCGCACAGCGACCGCAGCGGCTACCGTCTGGAAGGTCCGGCGGTCGAGCACACAGGACCGAGCGAGATCCTCTCGGAGGCCATGGTGGTGGGTGCGGTGCAGGTGCCGCCGGACGGTCAGCCGATCGTGCTCATGCCGGATGGGCCGACCACCGGCGGCTACCCGGTGCTGGCGGTCGTCGCCGAGAGAGATCTGGGCCGGCTGGCACAGAGGCGTCCGGGTGAGCGGGTCGAATTCGTCCTGGGCTGA
- the alr gene encoding alanine racemase — translation MRPAWIEVDLGAIRTNVGTARSFLGPSTRLMAVVKADAYGHGAAPVARAALEAGAAWLGVALPSEAEALRAAGIRSPVLVFGPADAEEIARGAGSRISFTVFSHAMLVAARRAANPATPVALHLEIDTGMGRAGFRAEDAVRIAGDIASTPGLILEGVFTHFATADTDSGYARQQLGRFLEAIAALEEAGHRGILRHAANSAALFTLPEAHLDMVRMGIGLYGLSCGVEVAGLRPALRVVARAVQVKRVAAGTPISYGATYRALRETAIVTVPIGYADGIPRALSNRGHAAIGGRRVRYAGRVCMDYLMLDAGDLPVAEGDEVELLGPHVPAEEVAALCETIPYEIVSRLSPRLPRRYT, via the coding sequence ATGCGGCCGGCGTGGATTGAGGTCGACCTCGGTGCGATCCGCACCAACGTCGGCACGGCCCGGTCCTTTCTTGGACCGAGCACCCGCCTGATGGCCGTCGTGAAGGCGGACGCGTACGGGCACGGAGCGGCGCCGGTGGCTCGGGCGGCTCTGGAGGCGGGCGCGGCGTGGCTGGGCGTCGCGCTGCCGTCGGAGGCCGAGGCGCTGCGTGCGGCGGGGATCCGCTCGCCCGTGTTGGTGTTCGGCCCCGCCGACGCGGAGGAGATCGCGCGTGGCGCCGGCAGCCGGATCTCGTTCACCGTGTTTTCCCACGCGATGCTCGTCGCCGCGCGGCGCGCGGCGAATCCCGCCACGCCCGTTGCGCTGCACCTCGAGATCGACACCGGGATGGGCAGGGCGGGGTTCCGGGCGGAGGATGCGGTGCGGATCGCCGGCGATATCGCGTCCACGCCCGGTTTGATCCTCGAGGGCGTTTTCACGCACTTCGCGACCGCGGACACCGATTCGGGCTATGCCCGCCAACAGCTGGGGCGTTTCCTGGAGGCGATTGCGGCGCTGGAGGAGGCCGGGCATCGCGGGATCCTGCGCCACGCGGCCAACAGCGCGGCTCTGTTCACTCTTCCCGAGGCGCACCTGGACATGGTCCGGATGGGGATCGGACTGTACGGTCTGTCGTGCGGGGTGGAGGTGGCGGGCCTGCGGCCAGCGCTGCGGGTCGTGGCGCGGGCGGTACAGGTGAAGCGGGTGGCCGCCGGCACGCCGATCAGCTACGGCGCGACCTATCGGGCGCTGCGCGAGACCGCGATCGTCACCGTGCCGATCGGATACGCCGACGGGATCCCCCGGGCGTTGTCCAACCGAGGCCACGCGGCGATCGGCGGCAGGCGCGTGCGGTATGCCGGTCGGGTGTGCATGGACTACCTGATGCTGGACGCCGGCGACCTTCCCGTTGCCGAGGGAGACGAGGTCGAACTGCTCGGTCCACACGTACCCGCAGAAGAGGTGGCGGCGCTGTGCGAGACGATACCCTACGAGATCGTCTCTCGGCTGTCGCCGAGGCTGCCACGGCGGTACACCTGA